A single window of Salvia splendens isolate huo1 chromosome 6, SspV2, whole genome shotgun sequence DNA harbors:
- the LOC121806675 gene encoding protein LATERAL ORGAN BOUNDARIES-like translates to MASSTSSYNPPCAACKFLRRKCSPGCVFAPYFPPEEPHKFANVHKIFGASNVSKLLHDLLPHQRGDAVSSLAYEAEARVRDPVHGCVGAISFLQKQVDRLQKELDAANADLIRFAAGGGGGGGVFQTPNTYTFPYNYHSPWNTSYNPHGGRDI, encoded by the coding sequence ATGGCATCTTCAACCAGCTCGTACAACCCGCCGTGCGCCGCCTGCAAATTCCTGCGGCGGAAGTGCTCGCCGGGGTGCGTCTTCGCGCCCTACTTCCCGCCGGAGGAGCCTCACAAGTTCGCCAACGTGCACAAGATCTTCGGCGCAAGCAACGTCTCGAAGCTTCTCCATGACCTCCTCCCCCACCAGCGCGGCGACGCGGTGAGCTCGCTCGCCTATGAGGCCGAGGCGCGCGTGCGCGATCCCGTCCACGGCTGTGTCGGCGCCATCTCCTTCCTCCAGAAGCAGGTCGACCGCCTCCAGAAGGAGCTTGATGCCGCCAACGCTGACCTCATCCGCTTCGCCGccggcggtggaggaggaggtggagtTTTTCAAACTCCTAATACTTACACATTTCCTTATAACTATCATTCTCCATGGAATACTAGTTATAACCCTCATGGAGGAAGAGATATTTAA